Below is a window of Georgenia soli DNA.
GAGGGTGCCGGCGAAGTCGCGGCGGTCGACCACGTGCAGCTCGGTGTCCAGGGCCACCCCGAGGTCGTCGAAGTAGCGCAGCACCTGGGGGTCGGTGTCTGAGATGCGGGCCACGCGGACGCGGGCACCGCCTGGCACGAGGTGGAGCTGGCTGGCCGGCGGGGCGGGCACCGAGCCCTCGCGGCTCGGGATGGGGTCGCCGTGCGGGTCCCGCCCCGGGTACCCAAGCCGGGCGTCCAGGGCGTCGACGAGCCGGTCGGAGACGGCGTGCTCGAGCACCTCCGCCTCGTCGTGGACCTCGTCCCAGCCGTAGCCGAGCTCCACCACGAGGAAGGTCTCGAGGATCCGGTGCCGCCGCACGACGGCGAGCGCGGCCTGCCGACCTGCCTCGGTGAGCTCGATCGCCCCGTAGCGCGCGTGGGCGAGCAGCCCCTGCGCGGTCAGCTTCTTGACGGCCTCGGAGACCGTCGACGGCGAGAAGCCCATCCGCCGGGCCAGCAACGTCGTGGTGACCGGGTCGTCCGACCACTCCTGCGCCGACCAGATGACCTTGAGGTAGTCCTGGTTGGCGGCGGTCAGCTCGTCGATCACGGCGCCCACGCTACGCGACGGTGGGTCGCTGCCCGCCGCCGACGGCGGAGCAGCCCGCCGCGCGGCGCGAAGAGGTAGGCGCCGGTGAAGGCGGCGCCCTGCGCGAGGACCACCATCGGGCCCGACGCGGTGTCGAGGTAGTAGCTGGCGTAGATCCCGACGACGGCGCAGACGGCCGCCAGGGCCGGCGCCACGAGGAGCATGCGCGCGATCCGGTCGGTCAGCAGCCGGGCCGTGGCGCCCGGGATGATGAGCATCGCGACGACGAGCACCACGCCGACGGCCTGCAGCGCGACGACCACCGTGAGCGCCAGCAGGCCCAGGAGCATCGCGCCGAGCCGCCGGGGGCTGAGCCCGATGGCCTGGGCGTGCGTGGGGTCGAAGGCGAAGAGCGTGAGGTCGCGCCGCCTCAGGAGCAGCACGGCGAGCGTGACGGCCCCGAGCACGAGGACCTGCGCCAGGTCCGCCGTCGAGACGCCGAGAAGGTTGCCGAAGAGGATGTGGTTAAGGTCGGTCTGGCTGGGCACCACGGAGATCAGCACGAGCCCCAGCGCGAAGAGGACGGTGAAGACCACGCCGATGGCCGCGTCCTCCCGGATCACCGATCTGTCGCGCACCACCCCGATCAGCCCCACGGCCAGCAGGCCGAACACGAGCGCGCCGACGGCGAACGGGGTGCCGAGGAGGTAGGCGAGGACGACGCCGGGCAGGACGGCGTGGGAGACGGCGTCGCCCATGAGCGACCAGCCGATGAGCACGAGCCAGCAGCTCAGCACCCCGCACACGACGGCGGCGACGACGGAGACGGCGAAGGCCCGCTGCATGAACCCGTAGGCCAGCGGCTCGGCGAGGAGCTCGATCATCGCGGCACCTCCGCCGGGTCGACGCCGAACGCGCGGGCGAGGTTCTCGGGGCGCAGCACCTCGGTGGGCGCGGCGTGGAGGATGACGTGGTGGTGCAGGAGCACCGCGTCGTCGCAGAGCTCGTCGAGCCGCTGCAGGTCGTGGGTGGAGACGAGCACGGTGCGGCCGCCGGCGGCGAGGTCCCGCAGCAGCGTGGTCAGCGTCGCCTCGGTGCGCCGGTCCACGCCGGCGAACGGCTCGTCGAGGAGCAGCACGCTCGCCTCCTGCGCCAGACCGCGCGCGACGAACGCCCGCCGGCGCTGCCCGCCCGAGAGCGCACCGATCTGGCGGTCCGCCAGGTCGGTGAGCGAGACCCGGGCGAGGGCGGCGTCGACGGCGCCGTGGTCGGCGCGGCGGGGCCGGCGGGTCAGGCCGAGGTGTCCGTAGCGGCCCATGAGGACGACGTCGCGCACCGAGAGGGGGAAGGTCCAGTCGACGTCCTCGGTCTGCGGCACGTAGGCGACCGTCCCGTGACGGCGCGCGTGCTCGGTGCCGCGGCCGTGGACCCGGACGGTCCCGGCGTCCGGGCGCACCAGTCCCATGACGGCCTTGAACAGGGTCGACTTGCCGGAGCCGTTCATGCCGACGAGCCCGGTGACCCGCCCCGCAGCGAGGGAGAATGTGGCGCCGTCGAGCGCGGTGACGGCGCCGTAGCGCACGGTCAGCCCGCTCACCTCCAGGCTGGGTGGGGCGAGAGTTGTCTCCATCACGGTTCCTTCCCGGTGAGCCCGGCGACGATGGTCGCGGCGTCGTGCCGCAGCAGGTCGAGGTAGGTGGGGACCGGCCCGTCCGGCTTCGAGAGGGAGTCGACGTAGAGGGTGCCGCCGTACCGGGCGCCGGTCTCGGCGGCCACCTGGCGCTGCGCCGTGCCGTTGACCGTGGACTCGCAGAAGACGGCGGGTACGTCGTCGGCCCGCACGCGGTCGATGACCG
It encodes the following:
- a CDS encoding metal-dependent transcriptional regulator; translated protein: MIDELTAANQDYLKVIWSAQEWSDDPVTTTLLARRMGFSPSTVSEAVKKLTAQGLLAHARYGAIELTEAGRQAALAVVRRHRILETFLVVELGYGWDEVHDEAEVLEHAVSDRLVDALDARLGYPGRDPHGDPIPSREGSVPAPPASQLHLVPGGARVRVARISDTDPQVLRYFDDLGVALDTELHVVDRRDFAGTLTVQIGDEPGPVEMGLTAAESVWVVRP
- a CDS encoding metal ABC transporter permease, coding for MIELLAEPLAYGFMQRAFAVSVVAAVVCGVLSCWLVLIGWSLMGDAVSHAVLPGVVLAYLLGTPFAVGALVFGLLAVGLIGVVRDRSVIREDAAIGVVFTVLFALGLVLISVVPSQTDLNHILFGNLLGVSTADLAQVLVLGAVTLAVLLLRRRDLTLFAFDPTHAQAIGLSPRRLGAMLLGLLALTVVVALQAVGVVLVVAMLIIPGATARLLTDRIARMLLVAPALAAVCAVVGIYASYYLDTASGPMVVLAQGAAFTGAYLFAPRGGLLRRRRRAATHRRVAWAP
- a CDS encoding metal ABC transporter ATP-binding protein, with protein sequence METTLAPPSLEVSGLTVRYGAVTALDGATFSLAAGRVTGLVGMNGSGKSTLFKAVMGLVRPDAGTVRVHGRGTEHARRHGTVAYVPQTEDVDWTFPLSVRDVVLMGRYGHLGLTRRPRRADHGAVDAALARVSLTDLADRQIGALSGGQRRRAFVARGLAQEASVLLLDEPFAGVDRRTEATLTTLLRDLAAGGRTVLVSTHDLQRLDELCDDAVLLHHHVILHAAPTEVLRPENLARAFGVDPAEVPR